From Antennarius striatus isolate MH-2024 chromosome 14, ASM4005453v1, whole genome shotgun sequence, the proteins below share one genomic window:
- the eppk1 gene encoding epiplakin, whose product METNNHESEMPQNENTEIHRPVAGIFLEKSKEKITIYQAMKKRLLKPGTALALLEAQAATGGIIDPINNRILPVEDAVKEGIIGLEMKEKLLSAEKAISGYVDPYTNKIISVFQAMQKDLVPRDYGLRLLEAQLAINGLFDPVAKANITVESAIQMGYYEKGLLNDQMPELQVYYNSNSQENLNYRNLLKKCVVDPDSGLLLLPVYITFKGLRRGISSTELLESKIINKETYEELRNGKTTTQDVMLIEKVKEFLEGKGSIAGIAILSSNQRMSIYQAMKQHILMPGTALVLLEAQAATGFIIDPVKNKKYTVDEAIKCKIIGPEYHAKLLSAERAVTGYKDPYSNETISLFQALSKDLIVREHGIRLLEAQIATGGIIDPINSHRLPIEVAFKRGYFDKEMNGILEDSGDDTKGFFDPNTEDNLTYLQLMERCVIDPLTGLCLLPLYDKQDKVNFHFIDYQSKMAFKKEKVKVTCGKYLGMTVSLWELLMSDYFDEDKRRDIIQKYREGKLNIKMIITMVLEIIEHSVRTTPVVFEGIREHVMAKQLVEADIISEEVLEDLKKGKKSVKDVIEDENVSVYLQGKDSIAGILLPDSQIMTIYQARQKGKLMPGTALVLLEAQAATGFIIDPIGNRKFSVDDAVKAKIVGPDVCQKLRSAEKAVTGYKNPYDGKIISLFQAMQKDLIVKEHGIRLLEAQIATGGIIDPLNSHRIPVHVAYKRGYFNEEMNQILSDPSDDTKGFFDPNNLENLTYLQLIARCVIDPSTGLCLLPLKTKTSKISIDDKMREILQTTIVTVRYGRFKDKHTTLWDLINSEYVSEDKRQELFKLFKSRKITVQQLTVTILEIIESKELKQQAALTFKGLRGEISIIDLLELGIVDEKTHNSFIDGKMMKTDIMKIDNVRAYLQGKRCVAGVILQPSNQKLSIYEAQKTGIVTPGTALCLLEAQAATGFIVDPLRNKKLTVEEALKEKVISPQMYEKLLSAERAVTGYRDPYNEQKISLFQALEKDLIVKQHGIRLLEAQIATGGIIDPLKCVHLPLEVAYSKGYFDEEMNRILSDPSDDTKGFFDPKTKDNLTYMEMISRCVEDKETGLLLLPLNDSPKATGNEMYSDEEISQMLKKTVVRMSVGCYSGKSVSLWDLINSRYFTDDQRLELIEKYRRRKISINTITSIVVTTIEKLVKSEMVKTVMGLRKPVSVQQLLDSDIIDSNSFKLLTEGKLTLEAITEDENVRGFLKGTGSIAGIKVKKSQKVMRIYEARNEDLLTPGIALLLLEAQAATGWIIDPITNKFHIVDEAAKEKIIGPDVHEQLLSAERAATGYKDPYTGGIISLFEAMNEQLTPRSYGIRLLEAQIATGGIIDPNQSLRLPLHAAIKKGYVTEELSEILFNPTDEAKGYFNPNTKEKVSYLQLIKQCEKDIETGQLLLPLYENESDAILKDEKMELTLKNETVAMNVGRFKNKEVTLWEVLHSEYISDKKRQQLIQQYKTGAMKKEEMVEILIVIITEISSKEKKFKGLRKQVSASELYESKIITKELFTQIIEGKVTEDNINKMESIQKYLGATNCIAGVRIESTKKVVSINEAKIKGLLTPGTSLILLEAQAATGFVIDPVKNKKLSVEEAVDQGVVGIEWKRKLLSAERAVTGYKDPYTGNTISLFQAMNKDLIVKDHGIRLLEAQIATGGIIDPVYSHRVPVQVAYQRGYFDEEMNQILSDPDDDTKGFFDPNTEENLTYLQLIERCVIDPNTGLTLLSIVRKGEFYFYVDEATKLILKSTTTNRAGGKYQGKTVSLWVLLYSSYITEEKRRDLVQQYKSGSISIERFLEIILTIIQQQTNASSSSSTVTCQPPETQVDSSSTKTTITTTVTETSDLQAFHGIRKDVTAKELLESQIIDEDLFKDLRAGRVTVTEVSEMESVRRYLEGTNCIAGVYLQSTKEILSISEAKKRGLLTPGTSLVLLEAQAATGFVIDPVNNKKLSVEEAVHQGVVGSEWKNKLLSAERAVTGYKDPYTEKTISLFQALKKDLIVKDHGIRLLEAQIATGGIIDPVYSHRVPVLVAYERGYFDEEMNQILSDPDDDTKGFFDPNTQENLTYLQLVERCIKDPFTGLSLLVIVKKGEFYFYVDEATKLILKSTTTNRAGGKYQGKTVSLWVLLYSSYITEEKRRDLVQQYKSGSISIERFLEIILTIIQQQTNASSSSSTVTCQPPETQVDSSSTKTTITTTVTETRDLQAFHGIRKDVTAKELLESQIIDEDLFKDLRAGRVTVTEVSEMESVRRYLEGTNCIAGVYLQSTKEILSISEAKKRGLLTPGTSLVLLEAQAATGFVIDPVNNKKLSVEEAVHQGVVGSEWKNKLLSAERAVTGYKDPYTEKTISLFQALKKDLIVKDHGIRLLEAQIATGGIIDPVYSHRVPVLVAYERGYFDEEMNQILSDPDDDTKGFFDPNTQENLTYLQLVERCIKDPFTGLSLLVIVKKGEFYFYVDEATKLILKSTTTNRAGGKYQGKTVSLWVLLYSSYITEEKRRDLVQQYTSGSISIERFLEIILTIIQQQTNASSSSSTVTCQPPETQVDSSSTKTTITTTVTETRDLQAFHGIRKDVTAKELLESQIIDEDLFKDLRAGRVTVTEVSEMESVRRYLEGTNCIAGVYLQSTKEILSISEAKKRGLLTPGTSLVLLEAQAATGFVIDPVNNKKLSVEEAVHQGVVGSEWKHKLLSAERAVTGYKDPYTEKTISLFQALKKDLIVKDHGIRLLEAQIATGGIIDPVYSHRVPVLVAYERGYFDEEMNQILSDPDDDTKGFFDPNTQENLTYLQLVERCIKDPFTGLSLLVIVKKGEFYFYVDEATKLILKSTTTNRAGGKYQGKTVSLWVLLYSSYITEEKRRDLVQQYKSGSISIERFLEIILTIIQQQTNASSSLSTVTCQPPETQVDSSSTKTTITTIVTETRDLQAFHGIRKDVTAKELLESQIIDEDLFKDLRAGRVTVTEVSEMESVRRYLEGTNCIAGVYLQSTKEILSISEAKKRGLLTPGTSLVLLEAQAATGFVIDPVNNKKLSVEEAVHQGVVGSEWKNKLLSAERAVTGYKDPYTEKTISLFQALKKDLIVKDHGIRLLEAQIATGGIIDPVYSHRVPVLVAYERGYFDEEMNQILSDPDDDTKGFFDPNTQENLTYLQLVERCFIDPITGFSLLSLHK is encoded by the coding sequence ATGGAGACCAATAATCATGAAAGTGAAATGCcccaaaatgaaaacacagaaatccACAGACCTGTGGCTGGTATATTTTTGGAGAAGTCCAAGGAAAAGATAACCATATACCAAGCCATGAAAAAACGTCTTCTTAAACCAGGAACAGCATTGGCCCTACTTGAAGCACAAGCAGCCACAGGGGGCATCATTGACCCCATAAACAACAGAATACTTCCTGTTGAAGATGCTGTTAAGGAGGGAATCATTGGACTGGAGATGAAAGAGAAACTCCTTTCAGCAGAGAAAGCTATCAGCGGCTATGTAGACCCCTACACCAATAAAATCATATCTGTCTTCCAAGCCATGCAAAAAGATTTAGTTCCACGAGATTATGGACTGAGGCTGCTGGAGGCACAATTAGCCATAAATGGCCTGTTTGATCCTGTAGCAAAggcaaacattacagttgaaTCTGCAATTCAAATGGGCTACTATGAAAAAGGTTTACTCAATGACCAGATGCCAGAGCTCCAGGTGTACTACAATTCAAACTCACAAGAAAATCTGAACTATCGAAACCTCCTCAAGAAATGCGTTGTGGACCCCGACTCAGGCTTGCTACTCCTACCTGTTTATATCACTTTCAAAGGTCTTCGAAGAGGAATTTCTTCCACTGAACTCCTTGAATCAAAAATTATTAACAAAGAAACATATGAAGAATTACGGAATGGAAAGACCACAACACAGGATGTGATGTTGATAGAAAAAGTGAAAGAATTCCTGGAGGGAAAAGGCAGTATTGCTGGCATTGCTATACTCTCATCAAATCAGAGAATGAGCATTTATCAAGCCATGAAGCAACACATACTGATGCCAGGAACAGCATTAGTTCTGCTTGAAGCACAAGCTGCAACTGGATTCATAATTGAtcctgtcaaaaataaaaagtacacagtggatgaagccatcaaatgtaaaattattGGCCCAGAATATCATGCTAAACTGCTTTCTGCTGAGCGGGCAGTAACTGGATATAAAGACCCATACTCAAATGAAACCATATCCCTTTTTCAGGCACTGTCCAAAGACCTCATTGTTAGGGAACACGGGATTCGCCTACTTGAGGCACAAATTGCAACAGGTGGCATAATTGACCCAATCAACAGTCACAGACTTCCCATCGAAGTGGCTTTTAAGAGGGGTTATTTCgacaaagaaatgaatggaaTACTAGAAGATTCAGGGGATGACACAAAAGGTTTTTTTGATCCTAATACAGAGGATAATCTAACTTATCTTCAGCTCATGGAAAGATGTGTCATTGATCCCCTGACTGGGCTATGCCTCCTACCCCTTTATGATAAGCAAGACAAAGTGAATTTTCACTTCATTGACTACCAAAGTAAAATGGCCTTCAAGAAGGAAAAGGTGAAAGTGACATGTGGAAAGTATTTGGGGATGACAGTATCCCTGTGGGAACTCCTGATGTCAGACTACTTTGATGAAGATAAGAGAAGAGACATTATTCAAAAATACAGAGAAGGTAAGCTCAATATCAAGATGATCATCACAATGGTTCTGGAAATCATAGAACATTCTGTAAGAACAACCCCAGTTGTTTTTGAAGGCATCAGAGAACATGTTATGGCAAAACAGCTTGTGGAAGCAGATATCATTAGTGAGGAGGTCCTAGAGGATCtcaaaaagggaaaaaagtCAGTGAAGGATGTGATAGAAGATGAAAATGTAAGTGTCTACCTTCAAGGGAAAGACAGCATTGCAGGTATTCTGCTTCCTGATTCTCAGATCATGACCATCTACCAGGCCAGACAAAAAGGCAAACTCATGCCAGGAACTGCTCTGGTTCTACTGGAGGCACAGGCAGCGACAGGGTTCATTATTGACCCCATTGGAAACCGGAAGTTTTCAGTGGATGATGCTGTCAAAGCTAAGATTGTTGGACCTGATGTCTGTCAGAAGTTACGTTCAGCAGAAAAAGCTGTCACTGGGTATAAAAATCCATATGATGGCAAAATAATCTCTTTGTTCCAAGCTATGCAAAAAGATCTCATTGTAAAAGAGCATGGGATTCGACTCCTGGAGGCACAAATTGCCACTGGTGGGATCATTGATCCGCTGAACAGCCATCGCATTCCTGTCCACGTAGCCTATAAGAGGGGATACTTTAATGAGGAGATGAATCAGATCCTGAGTGATCCAAGTGATGATACCAAAGGATTCTTTGATCCCAACAACCTTGAAAATCTGACGTATTTGCAACTCATTGCTAGATGTGTCATAGATCCCAGCACAGGTCTATGCCTCTTGCCCCTGAAAACTAAAACCAGCAAAATTAGCATAGATGACAAGATGAGGGAAATTCTTCAAACAACGATAGTTACAGTTAGATACGGCAGGTTCAAGGACAAGCACACAACACTCTGGGATCTTATCAATTCTGAGTATGTGTCTGAGGACAAAAGACAAGAGTTGTTTAAACTCTTCAAATCAAGGAAAATCACAGTTCAGCAGCTCACTGTCACCATTTTAGAGATCATTGAGAGTAAGGAGCTGAAACAGCAAGCAGCACTGACATTTAAAGGTCTCAGAGGAGAAATCTCTATTATTGATCTTTTGGAGCTCGGAATTGTGGacgaaaaaacacacaatagttTCATTGATGGCAAGATGATGAAAACTGATATCATGAAAATAGACAATGTGAGAGCATACCTACAAGGGAAACGTTGTGTGGCTGGGGTGATACTACAACCATCCAATCAGAAGCTGAGCATCTATGAGGCTCAGAAAACTGGCATTGTCACACCTGGAACTGCACTTTGCCTCCTTGAAGCACAAGCAGCAACAGGGTTCATTGTTGATCCGCTGAGAAACAAAAAACTTACAGTGGAAGAAGCTCTCAAAGAAAAGGTAATTAGTCCACAGATGTATGAAAAGCTCTTATCTGCAGAGAGGGCTGTAACTGGCTACAGAGATCCATACAATGAGCAAAAGATCTCACTTTTCCAAGCCTTAGAAAAGGATCTCATTGTCAAACAACATGGCATCCGTTTACTTGAGGCGCAGATTGCGACAGGTGGTATCATAGATCCCTTGAAGTGTGTTCATTTACCTCTTGAGGTTGCGTACAGCAAAGGATATTTTGATGAAGAAATGAATCGGATTCTATCAGACCCATCTGATGACACAAAGGGCTTTTTTGATCCAAAGACAAAAGATAATCTGACATACATGGAGATGATCAGTAGATGTGTTGAAGATAAGGAAACAGGACTCCTTCTTCTGCCACTGAATGACTCACCAAAAGCTACGGGAAATGAGATGTATAGTGATGAAGAGATAAGTCAAATGCTCaaaaagacagtggtgaggatgtCAGTAGGATGTTACTCAGGAAAATCTGTTTCTCTGTGGGACTTGATAAACTCTAGGTACTTCACTGATGATCAGCGGCTTGAACTCATTGAAAAATACAGAAGAAGGAAGATTAGTATAAACACAATAACATCAATTGTGGTTACCACCATTGAAAAGTTGGTCAAGAGTGAAATGGTCAAAACTGTAATGGGCCTGCGGAAGCCTGTGTCTGTACAACAACTACTGGACTCTGATATCATTGATTCAAATTCATTTAAACTGTTGACAGAAGGAAAGCTTACTCTTGAAGCAATCACTGAGGATGAAAATGTGAGAGGATTTTTAAAGGGAACCGGAAGCATTGCTGGAATAAAGGTCAAAAAATCTCAGAAAGTAATGCGCATATATGAAGCAAGAAATGAAGATCTCTTGACACCTGGCATTGCACTTTTATTACTTGAAGCACAGGCTGCAACAGGTTGGATCATTGATCCTATTACAAACAAGTTCCACATTGTGGATGAGGCAGCAAAAGAGAAGATAATTGGACCAGATGTACACGAGCAACTTCTCTCAGCTGAACGAGCTGCTACTGGCTACAAAGATCCATACACAGGTGGTATAATATCCCTGTTTGAAGCAATGAATGAACAGCTAACTCCAAGAAGTTATGGTATCCGTCTTCTTGAAGCACAAATAGCAACTGGAGGAATTATTGACCCAAATCAAAGTCTGAGACTGCCTCTTCATGCTGCTATTAAAAAGGGATATGTCACTGAAGAATTAAGTGAAATTCTGTTCAACCCAACTGATGAGGCAAAGGGATATTTTAACCCAAATACCAAAGAAAAAGTCTCTTACCTTCAGCTCATAAAACAATGCGAGAAGGATATTGAAACTGGACAGCTTCTTCTACCCCTTTATGAAAATGAATCAGATGCTATTCTCAAGGATGAAAAAATGGAGCTTACTCTGAAAAATGAAACTGTTGCAATGAATGTTGGAAGATTCAAAAATAAAGAAGTGACACTTTGGGAAGTGTTGCACTCTGAGTACatatcagacaaaaaaagacagcaaCTCATACAGCAATACAAGACAGGAGCCATGAAGAAAGAAGAGATGGTTGAAATACTCATTGTTATCATTACAGAGATAtcatctaaagaaaaaaaatttaaaggaCTAAGGAAGCAGGTCTCAGCCAGTGAGCTGTATGAGTCAAAAATTATCACAAAAGAACTTTTCACACAGATTATTGAAGGAAAAGTAACTGAGGATAACATTAACAAAATGGAATCAATTCAGAAGTACCTTGGAGCTACAAACTGCATAGCAGGTGTGAGAATTGAATCTACGAAGAAAGTTGTTAGTATTAATGAAGCCAAAATCAAAGGTCTACTGACGCCTGGCACATCTTTGATTCTACTGGAGGCCCAAGCTGCCACTGGCTTTGTCATTGATCCAGTGAAAAACAAGAAACTTTCTGTAGAAGAAGCTGTGGATCAAGGGGTGGTTGGCATTGAGTGGAAAAGGAAACTACTCTCAGCAGAAAGAGCAGTTACCGGATACAAAGATCCCTacacaggaaacacaatttCTTTGTTCCAAGCAATGAATAAGGATCTTATTGTCAAGGATCATGGAATCCGTCTCCTTGAAGCACAAATTGCTACTGGTGGGATAATTGACCCAGTGTACAGTCACAGAGTCCCTGTACAGGTTGCATACCAGCGAGGTTACTTTGatgaagaaatgaatcaaatccTCTCTGACCCCGATGATGACACCAAAGGTTTCTTTGACCCAAACACAGAGGAAAACCTAACATATCTCCAACTTATTGAGAGGTGTGTAATAGACCCAAATACAGGACTTACTTTACTGTCAATTGTCAGAAAGGGCGAGTTCTATTTCTATGTTGATGAGGCAACAAAGCTCATTCTCAAGtcgacaacaacaaacagagcAGGGGGGAAATACCAAGGAAAAACAGTGTCACTGTGGGTTCTCCTCTACTCCAGCTACATCACtgaggagaaaagaagagatCTTGTGCAACAGTACAAGTCTGGATCAATTTCAATTGAACGCTTTTTGGaaatcatcctcaccatcattcAACAGCAGACCAAtgcatcctcatcatcatcaaccgTCACATGCCAACCACCAGAAACACAAGTGGACAGCAGCTCAACAAAAACTACCATCACTACTACAGTTACAGAAACCAGTGATCTTCAAGCATTCCATGGAATCAGAAAGGATGTCACTGCCAAGGAGCTGCTTGAATCCCAAATTATTGACGAGGACCTCTTCAAAGACTTGAGAGCTGGAAGAGTCACAGTTACAGAAGTAAGTGAAATGGAGTCAGTGCGGAGGTATTTAGAGGGAACTAACTGCATTGCCGGAGTGTACCTGCAGTCAACCAAAGAGATCCTAAGCATCTCTGAAGCCAAAAAGAGAGGCTTGCTAACTCCCGGCACCTCTTTGGTTCTGCTGGAGGCCCAAGCTGCCACCGGCTTTGTCATTGATCCAGTGAACAACAAGAAACTTTCTGTAGAAGAAGCTGTGCATCAAGGAGTGGTTGGcagtgagtggaaaaataaactgCTATCTGCAGAAAGAGCAGTTACCGGATACAAAGATCCCTACACAGAAAAGACAATTTCTTTGTTCCAAGCACTGAAAAAAGATCTCATTGTCAAAGATCATGGAATCCGTCTCCTTGAAGCCCAAATTGCAACCGGCGGCATCATTGACCCAGTGTACAGTCATAGAGTGCCTGTACTGGTGGCGTATGAAAGAGGATATTTTGATGAAGAAATGAATCAGATCCTCTCTGATCCTGATGATGACACCAAGGGCTTCTTTGACCCCAATACCCAAGAGAACCTCACCTATCTTCAGCTAGTGGAGAGGTGCATTAAAGATCCCTTCACAGGTCTTAGCTTGTTGGTCATTGTGAAAAAAGGCGAGTTTTATTTCTATGTTGATGAGGCAACAAAGCTCATTCTCAAGtcgacaacaacaaacagagcAGGGGGGAAATACCAAGGAAAAACAGTGTCACTGTGGGTTCTTCTCTACTCCAGCTACATCACcgaggagaaaagaagagatCTTGTGCAACAGTACAAGTCTGGATCAATCTCAATTGAACGCTTTTTGGaaatcatcctcaccatcattcAACAGCAGACCAAtgcatcctcatcatcatcaaccgTCACATGCCAACCACCAGAAACACAAGTGGACAGCAGCTCAACAAAAACTACCATCACTACTACAGTTACAGAAACCAGGGATCTTCAAGCATTCCATGGAATCAGAAAGGATGTCACTGCCAAGGAGCTGCTTGAATCCCAAATTATTGACGAGGACCTCTTCAAAGACTTGAGAGCTGGAAGAGTCACAGTTACAGAAGTAAGTGAAATGGAGTCAGTGCGGAGGTATTTAGAGGGAACTAACTGCATTGCCGGAGTGTACCTGCAGTCAACCAAAGAGATCCTAAGCATCTCTGAAGCCAAAAAGAGAGGCTTGCTAACTCCCGGCACCTCTTTGGTTCTGCTGGAGGCCCAAGCTGCCACCGGCTTTGTCATTGATCCAGTGAACAACAAGAAACTTTCTGTAGAAGAAGCTGTGCATCAAGGAGTGGTTGGcagtgagtggaaaaataaactgCTATCTGCAGAAAGAGCAGTTACCGGATACAAAGATCCCTACACAGAAAAGACAATTTCTTTGTTCCAAGCACTGAAAAAAGATCTCATTGTCAAAGATCATGGAATCCGTCTCCTTGAAGCCCAAATTGCAACCGGCGGCATCATTGACCCAGTGTACAGTCATAGAGTGCCTGTACTGGTGGCGTATGAAAGAGGATATTTTGATGAAGAAATGAATCAGATCCTCTCTGATCCTGATGATGACACCAAGGGCTTCTTTGACCCCAATACCCAAGAGAACCTCACCTATCTTCAGCTAGTGGAGAGGTGCATTAAAGATCCCTTCACAGGTCTTAGCTTATTGGTCATTGTGAAAAAAGGCGAGTTTTATTTCTATGTTGATGAGGCAACAAAGCTCATTCTCAAGtcgacaacaacaaacagagcAGGGGGAAAATACCAAGGAAAAACAGTGTCACTGTGGGTTCTCCTCTACTCCAGCTACATCACcgaggagaaaagaagagatCTTGTGCAACAGTACACGTCTGGATCAATCTCAATTGAACGCTTTTTGGaaatcatcctcaccatcattcAACAGCAAACCAAtgcatcctcatcatcatcaaccgTCACATGCCAACCACCAGAAACACAAGTGGACAGCAGCTCAACAAAAACTACCATCACTACTACAGTTACAGAAACCAGGGATCTTCAAGCATTCCATGGAATCAGAAAGGATGTCACTGCCAAGGAGCTGCTTGAATCCCAAATTATTGACGAGGACCTCTTCAAAGACTTGAGAGCTGGAAGAGTCACAGTTACAGAAGTAAGTGAAATGGAGTCAGTGCGGAGGTATTTAGAGGGAACTAACTGCATTGCCGGAGTGTACCTGCAGTCAACCAAAGAGATCCTAAGCATCTCTGAAGCCAAAAAGAGAGGCTTGCTAACTCCCGGCACCTCTTTGGTTCTGCTGGAGGCCCAAGCTGCCACCGGCTTTGTCATTGATCCAGTGAACAACAAGAAACTTTCTGTAGAAGAAGCTGTGCATCAAGGAGTGGTTGGCAGTGAGTGGAAACATAAACTGCTTTCTGCAGAAAGAGCAGTTACCGGATACAAAGATCCCTACACAGAAAAGACAATTTCTTTGTTCCAAGCACTGAAAAAAGATCTCATTGTCAAAGATCATGGAATCCGTCTCCTTGAAGCCCAAATTGCAACCGGCGGCATCATTGACCCAGTGTACAGTCATAGAGTGCCTGTACTGGTGGCGTATGAAAGAGGATATTTTGATGAAGAAATGAATCAGATCCTCTCTGATCCTGATGATGACACAAAGGGCTTCTTTGACCCCAATACCCAAGAGAACCTCACCTATCTTCAGCTAGTGGAAAGGTGCATTAAAGATCCCTTCACAGGTCTTAGCTTGTTGGTCATTGTGAAAAAAGGCGAGTTTTATTTCTATGTTGATGAGGCAACAAAGCTCATTCTCAAGtcgacaacaacaaacagagcAGGGGGGAAATACCAAGGAAAAACAGTGTCACTGTGGGTTCTTCTCTACTCCAGCTACATCACcgaggagaaaagaagagatCTTGTGCAACAGTACAAGTCTGGATCAATCTCAATTGAACGCTTTTTGGaaatcatcctcaccatcattcAACAGCAGACCAATGCATCCTCATCATTATCAACCGTCACATGCCAACCACCAGAAACACAAGTGGACAGTAGCTCAACAAAAACTACCATCACTACTATAGTTACAGAAACCAGGGATCTTCAAGCATTCCATGGAATCAGAAAGGATGTCACTGCCAAGGAGCTGCTTGAATCCCAAATCATTGACGAGGACCTCTTCAAAGACTTGAGAGCTGGAAGAGTCACAGTTACAGAAGTAAGTGAAATGGAGTCAGTGCGGAGGTATTTAGAGGGAACTAACTGCATTGCCGGAGTGTACCTGCAGTCAACCAAAGAGATCCTAAGCATCTCTGAAGCCAAAAAGAGAGGCTTGCTAACTCCCGGCACCTCTTTGGTTCTGCTGGAGGCCCAAGCTGCCACTGGCTTTGTCATTGATCCAGTGAACAACAAGAAACTTTCTGTAGAAGAAGCTGTGCATCAAGGAGTGGTTGGcagtgagtggaaaaataaactgCTTTCTGCAGAAAGAGCAGTTACCGGATACAAAGATCCCTACACAGAAAAGACAATTTCTTTGTTCCAAGCACTGAAAAAAGATCTCATTGTCAAAGATCATGGAATCCGTCTCCTTGAAGCCCAAATTGCAACCGGCGGCATCATTGACCCAGTGTACAGTCATAGAGTGCCTGTACTGGTGGCGTATGAAAGAGGATATTTTGATGAAGAAATGAATCAGATCCTCTCTGATCCTGATGATGACACAAAGGGCTTCTTTGACCCCAATACACAAGAGAACCTCACCTATCTTCAGCTAGTGGAGAGGTGTTTTATAGATCCCATTACAGGTTTTAGCTTGCTTTCCTTGCATAAGTGA